The Triticum aestivum cultivar Chinese Spring chromosome 7B, IWGSC CS RefSeq v2.1, whole genome shotgun sequence genome window below encodes:
- the LOC123162725 gene encoding uncharacterized protein — translation MSSDFDEDQDVPYAHPRDGPPLLDRADMVRFRWHASDRAPLHENRQQVLLEVHDASSSAAGDRLGIDLVAVLDVSKSMRKKDRLGKMKTAMHFVINKLGPKDRLSIVKFSEEAERLCPLLSVTPDNKPHLMDIVDGLQVIDPTNIRDGLETALGVLGRRRISGGRVASIFLLSDGDENIGHATNVDVSDVPVYTFGFGTDFDPKVLDEIARRSKGGTFNFVDDGENMTEPFSQILGGLLSIVVQDLKLIVSPQPGDSILEDVDSRLYQQTRDDNSGAVIVHFGDLFAGEIRRVIAHIRLPAVGQKKNATAIIAQCSYSVRGQPFYSRRLPVPMRRTPTGSADPSRTMPVALRTERARRHHVTFLDEVRTMADGDDLHGAQGKLVEARNDLAHEQSNPMIDFLRATLDKLLGLITSPGQHAGFRAYLRSLRTSHDRERVAATGDVKGVRLFETRHTSAFRGQAKRFEKQATMGHRPPAHHDSNFNEEDDDTNRLREREEGRTRMERPVAVEARGGPWKTWWGDDDKGGWRRRSSARSTSACAWVLCILCVLLVIGAIVLGVLLFAVYNHKMPYLAVADAQLGALQYAGKDGTVQNLQLSIAFLAINKDSRADASFSRVNLALKLQGVDMLLFRAPPFVVPPDSSMPLQYNDVVSTGRRLDKAGMRSMDKSLNAGVVPFDLHGKVRTRGNTGIFQNTKFWTRFSCRLHFFFPGNGTVIPADRRSCRSRWP, via the exons ATGTCGTCCGATTTCGACGAAGACCAGGACGTCCCTTATGCACATCCACGAGACG GGCCCCCTCTGCTGGACAGAGCCGACATGGTGCGGTTCAGGTGGCACGCCAGCGACAGGGCGCCACTGCACGAGAACCGGCAGCAGGTGCTGCTGGAGGTCCACGACgcgtcctcctccgccgccggcgaccGCCTCGGGATAGACCTCGTCGCCGTCCTGGACGTCAGCAAGAGCATGAGGAAGAAGGACCGGCTGGGCAAGATGAAGACCGCCATGCACTTCGTCATCAACAAGCTCGGGCCCAAGGACCGCCTCTCCATCGTCAAGTTCTCCGAGGAGGCCGAGAGGCTGTGCCCGCTGCTCTCCGTCACCCCCGATAACAAGCCACACCTCATGGATATCGTCGACGGCCTGCAAGTCATCGACCCAACCAACATAAGAGACGGCCTCGAGACCGCCCTCGGAGTCCTCGGCCGCCGACGCATCTCCGGCGGCCGCGTCGCCAGCATCTTTCTCTTGTCTGACGGGGACGAGAACATAGGCCATGCTACGAACGTTGATGTCAGCGATGTGCCGGTCTACACCTTTGGTTTTGGTACTGACTTCGATCCCAAG GTGCTGGACGAGATCGCAAGGAGGAGCAAAGGAGGAACGTTCAACTTCGTAGATGATGGGGAGAACATGACCGAGCCCTTCTCGCAGATCCTAGGTGGCCTCCTGAGCATCGTCGTCCAGGACCTCAAGCTCATCGTGTCCCCACAGCCAGGCGACTCCATACTAGAGGACGTGGACTCCCGTCTCTACCAGCAAACACGGGACGACAACTCCGGCGCGGTAATCGTCCATTTCGGCGATCTCTTCGCCGGAGAAATACGCAGGGTTATCGCCCACATCCGTCTCCCTGCCGTCGGCCAGAAGAAGAACGCCACTGCCATCATCGCCCAGTGCTCATATAG TGTCCGGGGACAGCCTTTCTACTCCCGTAGACTGCCGGTCCCTATGCGCCGGACCCCAACTGGATCGGCTGACCCGAGCCGCACGATGCCGGTGGCCCTGAGGACCGAGCGAGCCCGCCGGCACCACGTAACCTTCCTAGACGAGGTGCGTACGATGGCGGACGGCGATGACCTCCACGGCGCCCAAGGGAAGCTGGTGGAGGCCAGGAACGATCTTGCACATGAGCAGTCCAACCCCATGATCGACTTCCTCAGGGCCACGCTGGATAAGCTCCTGGGGCTGATCACGTCGCCGGGTCAACACGCCGGCTTCCGCGCCTACCTGCGGTCGCTCAGGACGTCGCATGACCGCGAGCGCGTCGCGGCCACGGGCGATGTCAAGGGCGTCAGGCTCTTCGAGACGCGGCACACGAGCGCGTTCCGGGGGCAGGCCAAGCGGTTTGAGAAGCAGGCCACCATGGGGCACCGGCCGCCGGCCCACCACGACTCCAACTtcaacgaggaggacgacgacacgAATAGACTCAGAGAAAGAGAAGAGGGCCGCACGCGCATGGAGAGGCCGGTCGCGGTGGAGGCGAGGGGTGGGCCATGGAAGACCTGGTGGGGGGACGACGACAAGGGAGGGTGGCGCCGCAGGAGCTCCGCCAGGTCCACGTCCGCGTGCGCCTGGGTGCTGTGCATCCTGTGCGTGCTGCTcgtcatcggcgccatcgtcctcgGTGTCCTGCTGTTCGCCGTCTACAACCACAAGATGCCGTACCTGGCGGTCGCCGACGCGCAGCTGGGGGCGCTCCAATACGCGGGCAAAGACGGCACCGTCCAGAACCTTCAGCTCTCCATCGCCTTCCTGGCCATCAACAAGGACTCCAGGGCGGACGCCTCTTTCTCCCGCGTCAACCTCGCCCTCAAGCTCCAAGGAGTCGACATGCTTCTCTTCCGTGCGCCGCCGTTCGTGGTGCCACCGGATAGTTCCATGCCGCTGCAGTACAACGACGTGGTGTCCACGGGGCGGAGGCTGGACAAGGCCGGGATGCGGTCCATGGACAAGTCGCTCAACGCCGGCGTGGTGCCGTTCGATCTGCACGGCAAGGTGCGCACGCGCGGGAACACGGGCATCTTCCAAAACACCAAGTTTTGGACGCGCTTCTCGTGCCGTCTACACTTCTTCTTCCCCGGTAATGGCACCGTCATACCCGCCGACCGCCGCAGTTGCCGCTCCAGGTGGCCGTAG